The DNA region GGCCGATTTTTATAATGCCCATGGGCTCCTGCCCACCCCCCTATGCCCTCTGATTCCTCTTCCGACGGGCGCGGCTCGTCCCGCCGCGGTCCGACCTGGAAGCGCCGACTCCTGCAGGCCTTCCTCTGGCTGGTGGGCGGTGCGCTGGCCGCCGTCGCCTCGGCGGTCATCGTGGCCGGGGTCGCCCTTGCGGTGGCCTACCCCAACCTGCCGGACATCTCCGAGCTGTCCAACTACCGGCCCAAGCTGCCGCTGCGCGTGTTTTCGGCCGAGGGCGTCCTGCTGGGCGAGTTCGGCGAGGAACGGCGCAACCTGACGCCCATCGCCGAGATCCCGGCGGTGATGAAGAACGCGGTGCTGGCCATCGAGGACGCCCGCTTCTATTCGCACAGCGGCGTCGACTACAAGGGCCTGGTGCGCGCCGCCGTGGCGAACCTGGGCCGGGCCAAGAGCCAGGGCGCCTCCACCATCACCATGCAGGTGGCCCGCAACGTCTACCTGTCGTCCGAGAAGACGTTCACCCGCAAGCTCTACGAGATCCTGCTGACGTTCAAGCTGGAGCACCTGCTCACCAAGGACCAGATCCTCGAGATCTACATGAACCAGATCTTCCTGGGCAACCGCGCCTACGGGTTCGCGGCGGCTTCGGAGGCGTATTTCGGCAAGCCGATGAAGGACCTGACGGTGGCCGAGGCGGCCATGCTGGCCGGCCTGCCCAAGGCCCCGTCGGCCTACAACCCGATCAGCAATCCCAGCCGGGCCCGCACGCGCCAGCTCTACATCATCGAGCGGATGGAGGAGAACGGCTTCATCACGTCCGCCCAGGCCGAGGCCGCCAAGCGCCAGGAGCTGAAGGTGCGCCCGCCCAACGAGCACGGCCGGGTGCACGCCGAGTACGTGGCCGAGACGGTGCGCCAGCTGGTCTATTCGCAGTACGGCGACGACGCCTACACGCGCGGCCTGAACGTCGTCACCTCGGTCAAGTCGGTGCAGCAGGAGGCCGCCTACCGGGCCCTGCGCAAGGGCATCATGGACTACGAGAAGCGGCAGATCTACCGCGGCCCGGAGGAGTTCATCGACCTGCCGGCCGACCGCAAGGAGCAGGAAGACGCCATCGACGACGCCCTGGCCGACCACCCGGACAACGGCGACGTCATGTCGGCCGTCGTGCTGGAAGCCGGCCCCAAGAAGATCATCGCCGTGCGCCAGAATGGCGACCGCTTCGAGATCACCGGCGACGGCCTGCGTCCGGCCCAGTCGGGCCTGTCGGACAAGGCGCCGCCCAAGATCAAGATCCGCCCGGGCGCCGTCATCCGCGTCATGCAGACGCCCAAGAGCACCTGGGAGATCACCCAGCTGCCCGAGGTCGAGGGCGCCTTCGTGGCGCTCGACCCCAAGGACGGCTCCGTGCTGGCCATGGTGGGCGGGTTCGACTTCTACAAGAACAAGTTCAACCACGTCACCCAGGCCTGGCGCCAGCCGGGGTCGGGCTTCAAGCCCTTCATCTACTCGGCGGCGCTGGAGAAGGGTTTCACGCCGGCGACCATCGTCAACGACGCGCCGCTGTTCTTCGACGCCGGCGTCACCGGCGGGCAACCCTGGGAGCCGAAGAACTACGACGGCAAGTTCGAGGGCCCGATGCCGCTGCACACGGCGCTGGCCAAGTCCAAGAACATGGTGTCCATCCGCATCCTGCAGGCCGTGGGCACGCAGAACGCGCAGGACTGGATCAGCCGCTTCGGCTTCGAGCCCGAAAAGCACCCGCCCTACCTCACCATGGCGCTGGGCGCCGGCTCGGTCACGCCAATGCAGATGGCCACCGGCTACGCGGTGTTCGCCAACGGCGGCTACCGCGTCAACCCGTGGCTGATCAGCCGCATCGTCGACCACAAGGGCAAGGTGCTGGTGGAAACCCAGCCGCCGCTGCCTACCGAGGCGGTGCGCGCCATCGACGCCCGCAACGCCTTCGTGATGGACCGCCTGCTGCAGGAGATCACCCGCTCCGGCACGGCCGCCCGCGCCCAGCAGGTGCTCAAGCGCCCCGACCTGTACGGCAAGACCGGCACCACCAACGACTCGATCGACACCTGGTTCAACGGCTTCCACCCCTCGGTGGTGGCCATCGTCTGGATGGGATACGACAACCCGCGGCCGCTGGGCGACCGCGAGACCGGC from Ramlibacter pinisoli includes:
- a CDS encoding penicillin-binding protein 1A, translated to MPSDSSSDGRGSSRRGPTWKRRLLQAFLWLVGGALAAVASAVIVAGVALAVAYPNLPDISELSNYRPKLPLRVFSAEGVLLGEFGEERRNLTPIAEIPAVMKNAVLAIEDARFYSHSGVDYKGLVRAAVANLGRAKSQGASTITMQVARNVYLSSEKTFTRKLYEILLTFKLEHLLTKDQILEIYMNQIFLGNRAYGFAAASEAYFGKPMKDLTVAEAAMLAGLPKAPSAYNPISNPSRARTRQLYIIERMEENGFITSAQAEAAKRQELKVRPPNEHGRVHAEYVAETVRQLVYSQYGDDAYTRGLNVVTSVKSVQQEAAYRALRKGIMDYEKRQIYRGPEEFIDLPADRKEQEDAIDDALADHPDNGDVMSAVVLEAGPKKIIAVRQNGDRFEITGDGLRPAQSGLSDKAPPKIKIRPGAVIRVMQTPKSTWEITQLPEVEGAFVALDPKDGSVLAMVGGFDFYKNKFNHVTQAWRQPGSGFKPFIYSAALEKGFTPATIVNDAPLFFDAGVTGGQPWEPKNYDGKFEGPMPLHTALAKSKNMVSIRILQAVGTQNAQDWISRFGFEPEKHPPYLTMALGAGSVTPMQMATGYAVFANGGYRVNPWLISRIVDHKGKVLVETQPPLPTEAVRAIDARNAFVMDRLLQEITRSGTAARAQQVLKRPDLYGKTGTTNDSIDTWFNGFHPSVVAIVWMGYDNPRPLGDRETGGSMSLPVWINFMETALKGVPEVVPTAPEGVVNVGGEWFYEEYSRGGGVSSLGVTPTPQVEPVPISGTSGAGPARPASVPLGPAMSPAPDGNSAPSPSRPPEERRSILDLFRN